A region of the Stieleria neptunia genome:
CCCGCCACTGGGAACATCGGACGACTTGGCCGGCGGACCTGCGGGTTGAGTGCGACGGGTTTCGCATGCCGATCGCGCCCACGCCCTTCGGGCACGTCGGTGTGTTTCCCGAACAGGCGGCCAACTGGCGCTGGTTGCGCCAGACGGCGGCCCGCACCGGTGGGAACACCAGCGGGATGAACCTGTTCGCGTACACCGGCGCCAGCTCGATCGTGATGGCCGCCACGGGGATGAACGTCGCCCACGTCGACGCCGCCAAACCAAACGTCTCGGCCGCCCGAGCAGCGGCCGAGCTGAACGGACTGGCCGACCATCCGATCCGATACTTGGTCGACGACGCAGCCAAATTCACCGCCCGCGAAGTCCGCCGCGGCAACCGCTACCAGACGATCGTCCTGGATCCCCCGGCTTATGGGCACGGGCCATCGGGCAAAGCGTGGCGACTGCAGCGAGACCTCTGGCCGCTGCTGGGGGATTGCCTGTCGCTGCTGACACCGGACAGCTTTCGTCTGCTGATCACGGGGCATTCTCCGCAAGTCGCCGGCGCGGACGTGGTAGACTATTTGGCGTCGAGGTTGCCGAAAAAGTTCTCGTTTTCGCCCCGTCGGTTTGATTCGATCGTCGACAGCGGACGTTTAACGCTGGACGATTCGGAAGGCCGAAAACTCGATGCCGGCTTTTTTGTTCGGGTCACTTTCCATTCGCCTGATGCATGACGACTGATCCTTCCTCCCCCCTGCCTGTCGATCTGCCTGTCGATCGCTCGCCTGTTGAGTCTTCGCCCGCCGACCGCTCGCCCAGTCCCGCGTCGTCCAGCCGCCCGGCTGCGCGAGCGCAGTCCGAGTTGATTCGCTGGTTCGACGGGCGTGGGGAAATCGCTGTCGCCTTCTCCGGCGGGGTCGACAGCAGCGTGGTGTTGGCCGCGGCGCTCCGCAGCACCGCCCCCGCGGTCACCGCCGTCACGGCGGTTTCGCCCAGCGTCGCGACCTGGCAGCTCGAACTGGCCCAATCGATCGCGACGCACCTGGGGGCAACGCATCGATTGATTGAAACACACGAAGTCGAATTGCCCGAGTACCGTGTCAACGATGCCTCGCGTTGTTTTCACTGCAAGAGCACGCTGTATCAAACGCTTCACCAGTTGTGTCAAAGTCCGACGCTTCGGGACGCGACGATCGTTTCGGGGACCAACGCCGACGATCTGGGCGATTATCGACCGGGCATCGCCGCCGGTGACCAAGCCGGCGTGTTGAAACCGCTGGCGGAATTGAAGATCGACAAAGCCGCTGTTCGCGAGATCGCACACCGGTTCGGTTTGCCCAACGCGTCGTTGCCTGCGTCGCCGTGTTTGGCCAGCCGGATCGCTTACGGCGTGCCGGTGACGGTCGAACGACTGCAGCGGGTTGAAAAAGCCGAAGACCTGCTGCGCGAGCTGGGATTCGAAACGGTACGCGTGCGATACCACGACGGCGACTTGGCACGCATCGAGGTCCCGGCAGACCAGATCGCCAGACTCACCGACGCCCCGATTCGAACCGAGTTGTCGAAACACTTCAGCGAGATCGGTTTTCGTTACATCACCCTGGACTTGCAAGGTTTTTCCAGCGGCAGCATGAATCGGCAACTCGTCTCGCTGGGCCAACCCATCGGATCTGGCAAGTGACTCCCGCCTGGGCGGTAATGGACCGAGCCCCGACCAAACGAATTCGAGAGACTTCATGAACAAGACTGCGCCCAACGATGATTCGTCTGACGAACACTCTCGGAACGACGACACGATCGAAACCCGCCACGCGTCGGGGCAGCAGCGGGCCGGGGCAACGAACGATGATTCGGTTGCCGATTCGGGAGCTGACAACGACTCCGGCGCTGCCGAACCCAAGCCGCTCCCACTGTCGACGGCCAGCTTGGTCGGGTCGCGACTGGCCGGCTATCTGATCCTCAGCCGTCTCGGTCGCGGCGGCATGGCCGACGTCTACGCCGCCCGTGACATGGCACTCGAACGCGATGTCGCGATCAAGGTCTTGCGTCCCGACTTGGCACGCGACCGCGACTACATCACGCGTTTCCGCCGCGAGGCCAAAGCGGCAGCCAAGCTGAATCATTCCAACATCGTCCAAATCTACGAAGTCGGCGAAGACGCCTCGCGTCATTACATCGCCCAAGAATTGATCTCGGGCCAGAACCTTCGGGAATACCTTGAACGCAGCGGTGTGGTCGATCCCGAACAAGCGATCGAAATCCTCTATGGGGTCGCGTCGGCACTCGACGCCGCAGCGATCGAGGG
Encoded here:
- a CDS encoding class I SAM-dependent methyltransferase yields the protein MNERPDGPGYRLLDFGQGRKLESFGGRILDRPSPAADGGRKHHPDLWAGADSVFHDDSRHWEHRTTWPADLRVECDGFRMPIAPTPFGHVGVFPEQAANWRWLRQTAARTGGNTSGMNLFAYTGASSIVMAATGMNVAHVDAAKPNVSAARAAAELNGLADHPIRYLVDDAAKFTAREVRRGNRYQTIVLDPPAYGHGPSGKAWRLQRDLWPLLGDCLSLLTPDSFRLLITGHSPQVAGADVVDYLASRLPKKFSFSPRRFDSIVDSGRLTLDDSEGRKLDAGFFVRVTFHSPDA
- the larE gene encoding ATP-dependent sacrificial sulfur transferase LarE, with product MTTDPSSPLPVDLPVDRSPVESSPADRSPSPASSSRPAARAQSELIRWFDGRGEIAVAFSGGVDSSVVLAAALRSTAPAVTAVTAVSPSVATWQLELAQSIATHLGATHRLIETHEVELPEYRVNDASRCFHCKSTLYQTLHQLCQSPTLRDATIVSGTNADDLGDYRPGIAAGDQAGVLKPLAELKIDKAAVREIAHRFGLPNASLPASPCLASRIAYGVPVTVERLQRVEKAEDLLRELGFETVRVRYHDGDLARIEVPADQIARLTDAPIRTELSKHFSEIGFRYITLDLQGFSSGSMNRQLVSLGQPIGSGK